A genomic region of Rhizobium sp. NXC24 contains the following coding sequences:
- a CDS encoding MurR/RpiR family transcriptional regulator, translating to MEDLGQKLRQYIKTGTPAERRIAKYFSEHLNELPFETASSVADRLELSPMTVGRFLRSLGYQGLDGIKVHLRENVTPVTLQLPNVLEQLQKDANEGRPIAGQIAEQVEMLQHIYNLTSQPHWLDAVATILSSSEVFVTAHLSLASLGRHLCDRLAFARDHVQFLDGSNGSYIELLGHQSNDALVVIVDSPRFVASRLLARSARRSGYKVLLITSQYTEWAHEFANMTLSLPPLRAGNHENLSAMMALLEFLAVAVIHAAGEEAESRIHRIEELEGMFAHAPLR from the coding sequence TTGGAAGACCTTGGCCAGAAGCTTAGACAATATATCAAAACAGGCACTCCCGCCGAGCGTCGAATCGCCAAGTATTTCTCCGAACACTTGAACGAGTTGCCCTTTGAAACCGCCTCTTCCGTCGCCGACAGGCTGGAATTGAGCCCGATGACTGTCGGGCGTTTTCTGCGGTCGCTCGGCTATCAGGGCCTGGATGGCATCAAGGTGCACCTGCGGGAAAATGTGACCCCGGTGACGCTGCAACTGCCGAACGTTCTGGAACAGTTGCAGAAGGACGCCAACGAGGGACGCCCGATTGCCGGCCAGATCGCCGAGCAGGTCGAGATGCTGCAGCATATCTACAATCTCACCAGCCAGCCGCACTGGCTGGATGCGGTCGCGACGATCCTGTCGTCCAGCGAGGTTTTCGTCACCGCGCATCTTAGTCTCGCAAGTCTCGGGCGCCATCTCTGCGACCGTCTCGCATTCGCACGCGATCATGTGCAGTTCCTCGACGGCTCCAATGGCAGCTATATCGAGCTGCTCGGCCATCAGTCGAACGACGCATTGGTGGTGATCGTCGATTCGCCTCGCTTCGTCGCCTCGCGGTTGCTTGCGCGCTCCGCCCGCCGCTCTGGCTACAAGGTGCTGCTGATCACCAGCCAATATACCGAATGGGCGCATGAATTCGCCAATATGACGCTGTCACTGCCGCCGCTGCGCGCCGGCAACCACGAAAACCTGTCGGCAATGATGGCGCTGTTGGAATTCCTGGCCGTTGCCGTCATTCATGCGGCCGGCGAAGAGGCGGAGAGCCGCATCCACAGGATCGAAGAGCTGGAAGGCATGTTTGCCCACGCGCCCCTTCGATAA
- a CDS encoding FGGY-family carbohydrate kinase has protein sequence MRDHVVAVDIGTGSARAGVFTSRGALLGKGEHPIIMNRPRENHAEHDSENIWAAVCTAVRAAVAASGVDISVIGAIGFDATCSLVVRDADGQPLTISTGGEDRFDTIVWLDHRALAEADFCTATKHQVLEHTGHFMSPEMEMPKLMWLKQNLPQSWARAGYFFDLADFMTWKATGSLARSRCTLTAKWNYLAHREPGWQTDFLNVIGLGDLRERGNLPEETTPVGESVGTLTAQAAEALGLDRECHVGAGMIDAYAGALGTLGGHAGDLNALEHQLALIAGTSSCIVSFSRERKRSTGMWGPYYEAVFPDTWLVEAGQSATGALLDHIVGMHAAGGEPTAALHDRIVRRIAELRAVEGDAFGERIHVLPDFHGNRSPLADPHAVGVVSGLTLDASFDGLCRLYWRTCVGVALGLRHILEKMHDYGYVPDTLHVAGGHVKNAVLMELYSDITGCKVVVPKMNEAVLLGTAIAASVSCGLYDSLATAGAAMYPGGHERMPDKGKKTLYDRDYRRFLAMYRHRAELESME, from the coding sequence ATGCGTGATCATGTGGTTGCGGTCGATATCGGCACTGGCAGCGCGCGCGCCGGCGTGTTCACATCCCGCGGTGCTCTGCTGGGTAAGGGCGAACATCCGATCATCATGAACCGCCCGCGTGAAAATCACGCCGAGCACGATTCTGAAAACATCTGGGCCGCTGTCTGCACAGCGGTGCGCGCCGCCGTTGCGGCCTCCGGCGTCGATATCTCCGTCATCGGCGCCATCGGCTTCGATGCCACCTGTTCGCTGGTGGTGCGCGACGCGGATGGCCAGCCGCTCACGATCTCGACCGGGGGCGAGGACCGGTTCGACACCATCGTCTGGCTCGATCACCGGGCGCTTGCCGAAGCGGATTTCTGCACGGCGACCAAGCATCAGGTTCTCGAACATACCGGTCACTTCATGTCGCCGGAAATGGAGATGCCGAAGCTGATGTGGCTGAAGCAAAATCTGCCGCAGAGCTGGGCAAGGGCCGGGTATTTCTTCGACCTCGCCGATTTCATGACCTGGAAGGCCACTGGTTCGCTTGCGCGCTCGCGCTGCACGCTGACGGCGAAATGGAATTATCTCGCGCACCGCGAACCCGGCTGGCAGACGGATTTCCTCAATGTGATCGGTCTTGGCGATCTGCGCGAACGCGGCAACCTGCCGGAAGAGACAACTCCGGTTGGGGAAAGCGTCGGCACGCTGACAGCGCAAGCGGCGGAGGCTTTGGGGCTCGACCGAGAATGTCATGTCGGCGCCGGCATGATCGATGCCTATGCGGGCGCGCTCGGCACGCTCGGCGGCCATGCCGGCGACCTCAACGCGCTGGAACACCAATTGGCGCTGATTGCCGGAACGTCGAGTTGCATCGTCTCTTTCTCGCGCGAACGCAAGCGCAGCACCGGCATGTGGGGCCCCTATTACGAAGCCGTGTTTCCGGACACCTGGCTGGTCGAAGCCGGGCAATCGGCGACCGGTGCGCTGCTCGATCATATCGTCGGCATGCATGCGGCCGGCGGCGAACCGACGGCGGCGCTGCACGACCGTATCGTGAGGCGCATCGCGGAGCTTCGCGCCGTCGAGGGCGATGCCTTTGGCGAGCGCATCCATGTGCTTCCGGATTTTCACGGCAACCGCTCGCCGCTTGCCGATCCGCATGCGGTCGGCGTCGTCAGCGGCCTGACGCTGGATGCATCCTTCGACGGCCTCTGCCGCCTCTATTGGCGCACCTGCGTCGGCGTCGCGCTCGGTCTCCGCCATATCCTCGAGAAAATGCATGACTACGGGTACGTGCCGGATACGCTGCATGTCGCCGGCGGCCACGTGAAGAATGCGGTTCTGATGGAACTTTATTCCGACATCACCGGCTGCAAGGTGGTCGTGCCGAAGATGAACGAGGCGGTGCTCTTGGGAACGGCGATCGCCGCTTCCGTCTCCTGCGGTCTTTACGACAGCCTCGCAACGGCCGGCGCGGCCATGTATCCCGGCGGTCACGAGCGCATGCCGGACAAGGGCAAGAAGACGCTTTATGATCGCGATTATCGGCGCTTTCTCGCGATGTATCGCCATCGCGCCGAGCTGGAGTCCATGGAATAA
- a CDS encoding HAD family hydrolase: MTGAEKGLVIFDCDGVLVDSEPLSVSVLLQAMRDVGVDMSEEDIYSRFLGKSLATLVDTLETEFDVFIDQDFLDRIRNDLYERFRNELKPIGGIAETLDALTVPRCVASSSQIERIRLSLGVTGLLERLEPNIFSASMVKRGKPAPDLFLYAAKQMQVAPQDCIVIEDSPAGITAARAAGMTVFAFIGGSHAHSPSYRAELERLSPEVVFDAMSDLIHLVRNKP; this comes from the coding sequence ATGACTGGTGCGGAGAAGGGACTCGTAATCTTCGACTGCGATGGTGTGCTCGTCGACAGTGAACCGCTGTCCGTCAGCGTGCTCCTCCAGGCTATGCGTGATGTCGGCGTCGATATGAGCGAGGAGGACATCTACAGCCGCTTTCTCGGCAAGAGCCTCGCCACGCTCGTCGATACGCTGGAGACGGAGTTCGACGTCTTCATCGATCAGGATTTTCTCGATCGTATCCGCAATGACCTTTATGAACGCTTCCGGAACGAACTGAAGCCCATCGGCGGCATTGCCGAGACGCTGGACGCGCTGACCGTTCCGCGTTGCGTCGCCTCTTCCAGCCAGATAGAGCGCATCCGGTTGTCGCTCGGCGTTACCGGCCTGCTGGAGCGGCTGGAGCCGAATATTTTCAGCGCCAGCATGGTCAAGCGCGGCAAGCCGGCACCCGATCTCTTCCTCTATGCCGCCAAGCAGATGCAGGTCGCGCCGCAGGACTGTATCGTCATCGAAGACAGTCCGGCCGGGATCACGGCAGCGAGGGCGGCCGGCATGACGGTGTTCGCTTTCATCGGCGGCTCGCATGCTCATTCGCCGAGTTACCGGGCAGAACTGGAGCGGCTTTCCCCAGAAGTCGTGTTTGACGCAATGTCGGATTTGATACACCTTGTCCGCAATAAGCCATAA
- a CDS encoding mannitol dehydrogenase family protein has translation MTCKLSLATLQEAAATAAIPAYDPKSLSAGIVHFGVGNFHRAHQAVYLDDLFNVGQNHDWAIIGAGVLPSDAAMREKLAAQNFLTTVVEQDNNRTAARVTAPMIDILPVGDAAVIIAKLADPSIRIVSMTITEGGYFIDASGKFNPAHPAIVADGQNADAPKTVFGLIVAGLKARRAAGLQPFTVMSCDNIPHNGGVTKAAVVGTAKLSDPAFADWIAANVAFPNGMVDRITPATGAREIDLLKEFFDIEDNWPVYCEEFKQWVLEDNFPAGRPALEKVGVTFVPDVTPYEHMKIRILNGGHAAIAYPAALMDVHFVHEAMEEPLIRAYLAKLENEEIIPVIPPVPNTVLADYFKLIERRFSNPKIADTIPRLAQDGSNRQPKFILPSTADRLRRKEDVVGLALVSALWCRYFAGTTDSGKDIVFNDASADRLHAAALKAKDDPGAFLVFDDIFGDVAKSDLFRKRFAHALKTLWEKGTRVTLQLYLDNKLAE, from the coding sequence ATGACGTGCAAATTATCGCTCGCAACCCTTCAGGAGGCGGCTGCAACGGCTGCCATCCCGGCCTATGATCCAAAGTCGCTGTCGGCGGGCATCGTTCATTTCGGCGTGGGCAATTTCCATCGCGCCCATCAGGCGGTCTACCTCGACGACCTTTTCAATGTCGGCCAGAACCACGATTGGGCGATCATCGGCGCCGGCGTCCTGCCTTCGGACGCCGCCATGCGCGAGAAGCTCGCGGCTCAGAATTTCCTGACGACGGTGGTCGAACAGGACAATAATCGCACCGCTGCGCGCGTAACCGCGCCGATGATCGACATTCTGCCGGTCGGCGACGCTGCGGTCATCATCGCCAAGCTTGCCGATCCTTCGATCCGCATCGTCTCGATGACGATCACCGAAGGCGGCTATTTCATCGACGCATCCGGCAAGTTCAATCCCGCCCATCCGGCCATCGTTGCCGACGGTCAGAATGCGGATGCGCCGAAGACGGTGTTCGGCCTGATCGTCGCCGGCCTCAAGGCCCGCCGTGCCGCCGGTCTGCAACCCTTTACCGTCATGTCCTGCGACAACATTCCCCACAATGGCGGTGTCACCAAAGCCGCCGTCGTCGGCACGGCGAAGCTTTCGGATCCCGCTTTTGCCGACTGGATCGCCGCCAACGTCGCCTTCCCGAACGGCATGGTCGACCGCATTACGCCCGCAACCGGCGCACGCGAGATCGATCTGCTCAAGGAATTCTTCGATATCGAGGACAACTGGCCGGTCTATTGCGAAGAGTTCAAGCAGTGGGTGCTGGAGGACAATTTTCCGGCAGGCCGTCCGGCGCTGGAAAAGGTCGGCGTTACTTTCGTGCCGGATGTTACGCCCTACGAGCATATGAAAATCCGCATCCTGAACGGCGGCCATGCGGCAATCGCCTATCCGGCGGCGCTGATGGACGTACATTTCGTGCACGAGGCCATGGAAGAGCCCTTGATCCGCGCTTACCTCGCCAAGCTCGAGAACGAAGAGATCATTCCCGTCATCCCGCCGGTGCCGAACACGGTGCTTGCCGATTATTTCAAGCTGATCGAGCGGCGCTTCTCCAATCCGAAGATTGCCGACACCATTCCGCGCTTGGCACAGGACGGTTCGAACCGGCAGCCGAAGTTCATCCTGCCGTCGACGGCCGATCGTTTGCGCCGCAAAGAGGATGTCGTGGGCCTGGCGCTGGTTTCGGCGCTGTGGTGCCGCTATTTCGCCGGCACCACCGACAGCGGCAAGGACATCGTTTTCAACGATGCCAGCGCCGACCGGCTACATGCCGCCGCGCTGAAGGCCAAGGACGACCCGGGCGCCTTCCTCGTCTTCGATGATATTTTCGGCGACGTCGCCAAATCGGATCTTTTCCGCAAGCGCTTTGCCCATGCATTAAAAACGCTGTGGGAAAAGGGGACCCGCGTTACCCTGCAGCTATACCTCGATAACAAACTCGCGGAATAA
- a CDS encoding ABC transporter ATP-binding protein, protein MGSIVLKKVSKVFGEAKVIPSIDLEINNGEFVVFVGPSGCGKSTLLRLIAGLEDVSSGQIMIDGKDGTNLAPAQRGLAMVFQSYALYPHMSVRKNIAFPLKMANLAQAEIDKKVADAARVLNLTDYLERKPRQLSGGQRQRVAIGRAIVRQPAAFLFDEPLSNLDAALRVNMRLEISELHNQLKTTMIYVTHDQVEAMTMADKIVVLNRGNVEQVGSPLELYRNPQNIFVAGFIGSPKMNFVTGAYAQNLGAHTIGVRPEHVLLSTTEGDWQGRVNVAEHLGSDTFLHIDADGIGTITARGTGDFPARAGDTVYLTPDKSRIHRFNDRGQSI, encoded by the coding sequence ATGGGTAGCATTGTCCTTAAGAAGGTTTCTAAGGTCTTCGGCGAAGCCAAGGTCATCCCTTCCATCGACCTCGAAATCAATAACGGCGAGTTCGTCGTGTTCGTCGGTCCCTCCGGTTGCGGCAAGTCTACGCTGCTGCGTCTGATCGCCGGCCTCGAGGATGTCTCAAGCGGCCAGATTATGATCGACGGCAAGGACGGCACCAATCTGGCGCCGGCCCAGCGCGGCCTCGCCATGGTGTTCCAATCCTACGCGCTCTATCCGCACATGAGCGTTCGCAAGAATATCGCCTTTCCGCTCAAGATGGCGAACCTGGCACAGGCGGAGATCGACAAGAAAGTGGCGGATGCGGCACGTGTTCTGAACCTGACGGACTATCTGGAACGCAAGCCGCGCCAGCTCTCAGGTGGCCAGCGCCAGCGCGTCGCCATCGGCCGTGCCATCGTACGTCAGCCCGCAGCCTTTCTGTTCGACGAGCCCTTGTCGAACCTCGATGCGGCATTGCGCGTCAACATGCGCCTCGAAATCAGCGAACTGCACAATCAGCTCAAGACGACAATGATCTACGTGACCCACGATCAGGTGGAGGCCATGACCATGGCCGACAAGATCGTCGTCCTGAACCGCGGCAATGTCGAACAGGTCGGTTCGCCGCTCGAGCTCTATCGTAACCCGCAGAACATCTTCGTTGCCGGCTTCATCGGCTCGCCGAAGATGAACTTCGTCACGGGCGCCTATGCCCAGAACCTCGGCGCCCACACGATCGGCGTCCGTCCGGAACACGTACTGCTGTCGACCACCGAGGGGGACTGGCAGGGCAGGGTGAACGTCGCCGAACATCTCGGCTCCGACACCTTCCTGCATATCGATGCCGATGGCATCGGCACCATCACGGCCCGCGGAACCGGCGATTTCCCGGCACGCGCCGGCGATACCGTTTATCTGACTCCCGACAAATCCCGCATCCACCGGTTCAACGATAGGGGGCAGTCGATCTAA
- a CDS encoding carbohydrate ABC transporter permease — protein sequence MARTVSTKHKVVVSVAAWVVAILIFFPILWTFLTSFKTEGDAIASPPQFLFFHWTLENYFEVQSRSNYFLHFGNSVLIAFGSTILGLIVAVPAAWAMAFSPTKRTKDVLMWMLSTKMMPPVGAFIPIYLLFQAFGLLNNQFASRLGMVVVLMLINLPIIVWMLYTYFKEIPGEILEAARMDGASLAKEIIYVLTPMAIPGLASTMLLNIILAWNEAFWTLNLSAVDAAPLSTFIASYSSPEGLFYAKLSAASTMAIAPILILGWFSQKQLVRGLTFGAVK from the coding sequence ATGGCTCGTACTGTCTCAACCAAACATAAGGTGGTCGTATCCGTCGCCGCCTGGGTGGTCGCGATCCTGATCTTCTTCCCGATCCTCTGGACGTTCCTGACGAGCTTCAAGACGGAGGGCGACGCCATCGCCTCGCCTCCGCAATTCCTCTTCTTCCATTGGACGCTGGAGAATTATTTCGAGGTGCAATCGCGCTCGAACTATTTCCTCCACTTCGGCAACTCGGTGCTCATCGCCTTCGGTTCGACGATCCTTGGTCTGATCGTCGCCGTTCCGGCGGCCTGGGCCATGGCCTTTTCGCCGACCAAGCGCACCAAGGACGTGCTGATGTGGATGCTGTCCACCAAGATGATGCCGCCCGTCGGCGCCTTCATCCCGATCTATTTGCTGTTCCAGGCATTCGGTCTGCTCAACAATCAGTTCGCCAGCCGTCTCGGCATGGTCGTCGTACTGATGCTGATCAACCTGCCGATCATCGTGTGGATGCTCTATACCTACTTCAAGGAAATCCCCGGCGAGATCCTCGAAGCGGCCCGCATGGACGGCGCGTCGCTGGCCAAGGAGATCATCTATGTGCTGACGCCGATGGCGATCCCGGGCCTTGCCTCGACGATGCTTCTCAACATCATCCTCGCATGGAACGAGGCCTTCTGGACGCTGAATCTCTCCGCCGTGGACGCGGCGCCGCTCAGCACCTTCATCGCCTCCTATTCCAGCCCGGAAGGCTTGTTCTACGCCAAACTTTCGGCGGCATCGACCATGGCGATCGCCCCAATCCTGATCCTCGGCTGGTTTTCGCAAAAACAACTCGTTCGCGGCCTCACCTTTGGCGCGGTTAAGTAA
- a CDS encoding sugar ABC transporter permease, protein MATLHTRSTARVMMAPSVLLLFAWMIVPLVMTIYFSTLNYNLMSPGAHDFIGFLNYEYFVTDPAFWNSLLVTILLVVGALIITVVGGIALALLLDQPIFGQGIVRMLVLAPFFVMPTVAALIWKHMFMNPVNGLLAYLFKLVGLDPLTWLETIPLFSIIIIVAWQWLPFATLILLTALQSLDEEQKEAAEMDGAGAVSKFIYIILPHLARAITVVILIETIFLLSAFAEILVTTNGGPGTATTNLTYLVYSQLVLQQDVGGASAGGIIAVILANIVAIFLMRAVGKNLEA, encoded by the coding sequence ATGGCAACGCTACACACCCGTTCTACCGCACGCGTCATGATGGCGCCCTCGGTTTTGCTTCTCTTCGCGTGGATGATCGTCCCCCTGGTCATGACGATCTATTTCTCGACGCTGAACTACAATCTCATGTCTCCCGGTGCGCATGACTTCATCGGGTTCTTGAATTACGAATATTTCGTCACCGATCCGGCCTTCTGGAATTCGCTGCTGGTAACGATCCTGCTCGTGGTCGGCGCGTTGATCATCACGGTGGTCGGCGGCATCGCTCTCGCGCTCCTTCTCGATCAGCCGATCTTCGGCCAAGGCATCGTGCGCATGCTGGTGCTCGCGCCCTTCTTCGTCATGCCGACGGTCGCCGCCCTTATTTGGAAACATATGTTCATGAACCCGGTGAACGGGCTTCTGGCGTATCTTTTCAAGCTCGTCGGGCTCGATCCGCTGACCTGGCTGGAGACGATTCCGCTGTTTTCGATCATCATCATCGTTGCCTGGCAGTGGTTGCCCTTCGCAACGCTCATCCTGCTGACTGCTTTGCAGTCGCTCGACGAAGAGCAGAAGGAAGCCGCCGAAATGGATGGTGCCGGCGCGGTGTCGAAGTTCATCTACATCATCCTGCCGCATCTGGCGCGTGCGATCACGGTCGTCATTCTCATCGAGACGATCTTCCTGCTTTCGGCCTTCGCCGAAATCCTGGTCACCACCAATGGCGGCCCGGGCACGGCAACGACCAACCTCACTTACCTGGTCTATTCGCAGCTCGTTCTGCAGCAAGACGTCGGCGGCGCGTCGGCGGGCGGCATCATTGCCGTCATCCTCGCCAATATCGTCGCGATCTTCCTGATGCGCGCAGTCGGCAAGAATCTGGAGGCTTAA